A stretch of Suncus etruscus isolate mSunEtr1 chromosome 9, mSunEtr1.pri.cur, whole genome shotgun sequence DNA encodes these proteins:
- the MS4A1 gene encoding B-lymphocyte antigen CD20, whose translation MTTPRSSMSVPFPAESIKGPIAMHPFQRTIPRKMSPVINPKQNFFMKESKALGAVQIMNGFFHIALGGLLVIQLKVHAPICITLWYPFWGGIMHIISGSLLAAAAETNSRKSLVKGKIVMNSLSLFAAISGIILLIMDIFNITVSHFFKMESLNLIIKAPVSYINIHRCEASHPSETNELSSQYCHSIRFTFLGIFAVMLTFAILQKFVTAGTVEHEWKRLCSRSKANVVLLSAAERKEQEMEKKEGIELMQMTSQPKNEEDIEIIPVQEVEETEINFPEPPQDQESSPVENDLLN comes from the exons ATGACAACACCCAGAAGTTCTATGAGTGTACCTTTCCCAGCAGAGTCTATAAAAGGCCCTATTGCCATGCACCCCTTTCAAAGAACCATTCCCAGGAAGATGTCTCCAGTGATAAATCCCAAACAGAACTTCTTCATGAAGGAATCGAAGGCTTTGGGA GCTGTGCAGATAATGAATGGATTTTTCCACATTGCCCTTGGTGGCCTCCTGGTGATCCAATTAAAGGTGCATGCACCCATTTGTATAACTCTTTGGTATCCTTTCTGGGGAGGCATTATG cacaTCATCTCTGGATCATtgctagcagcagcagcagagacaAACTCCAGGAAAAGTCTG GTCAAAGGGAAAATTGTGATGAACTCATTAAGTCTCTTTGCTGCAATTTCTGGAATAATTCTTTTGATCATGGACATATTTAATATTACAGTTTCCCACTTTTTTAAAATGGAGAGTCTAAATCTTATTATTAAAGCTCCTGTATCATATATCAATATACATAGATGTGAAGCATCTCACCCTTCTGAAACGAATGAGCTATCAAGCCAGTATTGTCACAGCATAAGATTTACATTTTTG GGCATTTTTGCAGTGATGCTGACATTTGCCATCCTCCAGAAATTTGTGACAGCTGGTACAGTTGAGCATGAATGGAAAAGGCTATGTTCTAGATCCAAAGCT AATGTAGTTCTCCTCTCAGctgcagaaagaaaagaacaggaaatggagaaaaaagaaggCATTGAGTTGATGCAAATGACTTCCCAACCCAAAAATGAAGAAGACATTGAAATTATTCCAGTCCAAGAggtagaagaaacagaaataaactttCCAGAACCTCCCCAAGACCAGGAATCCTCACCAGTAGAAAACGAtctcttaaattaa